DNA from Brevibacterium sp. 'Marine':
CGTCCGCCTTGCCGATCAGGGCATGAAGGTCGACGTCACCGCCAAGGCGAAGGATCTGCTCGCCGAACGCGGCTACGATCCCGTCCTGGGTGCCCGACCGCTGCGTCGGACCATCCAGCTCGAGATCGAGGACACCCTGTCGGAGAAGATCCTGTTCAAGGAGCTCGGGCGTGGCCAGACCGTGAAGGTCGACGTCAAGGGTGAAGGAAAGGACGCTGAGTTCACCTTCGAAGGCATCGAGACCGAGAGCCTGAAGCCCGCTGAGGATGTCGACAGCGAACTCGCAGGTTTGAGTTCGTCCGGTTCGAGCGGGTCCTCGGAGACCTCGGCCTGATCGTTCCTCACCTTCTCGGATAACGCGTAAGAGTCCGGGGAGTCGGCAGCCAGCCGGCTCCCCGGACTCTTTCGTATTCGCAGCCGGGGATGGTGTTGAATGTGGGTATGAGCTCACACGCAGGCGACTTCGACCACGAGCGGATCTCCGAAGACCACCATTCCAAGCACGAACTGCCCGGAGGCCTGTACCTGCGACGGGCGAGGACCGGCGACGTCAAAGGCATCGAGGCACTGGTCGCTCCGCTGGCCGGGGAGCGGATTCTGCTCGCCAAGGACACGGTGACGTACTTCGAGTCGCTGCAGGAGTTCTGGTTGGTCGTCGACCCGCAGCCCGACGGGTCGGAGATCCTCGCCGGTTGCGGTGCCCTGCACATCATCTGGGCTGACCTCGCCGAGGCCCGCACGGTCGCCACGTCCCCGGACTATCGGGGCAGGGGGGTGGGCAAGGCGATCATCAGACAGCTCCTCACCGATGCCCGTGAGATCGGTGTCGACCGGGTGTTCTGCCTGACCTTCGAGACCGGGTTCTTCGGATCGCTCGGCTTCGAGCCGATCAAAGGCATCCCCGTCTCACCCGAGGTCTACGTCGAGCTGCTTCACTCCACCGATGAGGGTGTGGCAGAGTTCCTCGATCTGGCACGGGTGAAACCGAACACCCTGGGCAACTCACGGATGATCAAATACCTCTGAGACGGACTCAGATCACACCTCTCACCGGCCGGGTGGGGGCGATGGCGGCCGCCCCACCTCTGCTGTTCCTATTGTCGCGCGCCGGCTCGGGCTTCAGCGGTTCGGCAGTGCCAATCGGCCGTCGATCTGCTGTGCCAGTCCGTCGGTGACGAGATCAGAGATGAGTCGAGAGAGCCTGTCCCGGTCGGCGCTGAGTTCCCGCACTCGGGCCACTGCTGCGGCCGTGGACTCGGCCAATGAGTCGAGAAGCGCTGGATCGAAGTCAGTCATCGGAGTGGTGAAGACGTCGAGGCTGACGCCGTCCCGGTCGTCCCCGGCGGCATGGGCGGTTTTGAGGACGTCCATGATCGCTCCGCGCAGCTGTCGATCCGTGCCCGCCCACTTCTGTGTCTTCGGCTTCGCCGCCGAGGCGGGTCGGCCCAACTGGTTCCATGTGCAGATGTCCTGGAGCGGGCAGGCGGGGCAGTCGGGATTGCGAGCCGTGCAGACGAGGGCTCCGAACTCCATGACACCGGCGTTCCACTCAACATGTCCATCCTCGGGCACGAGGCCGGCCGCCCACTCAGTCTCCTTCCGGCTGGGGGAACTGGTAGGACGTTCTCTTCCTGCGAAGAGACGGATGAGAACCCGACGAACATTCGTGTCCAGCACGGTCGTCTTTCGGCCGAAGGCGAAGGACGAGACCGCAGCGGCGGTATAGGAACCGATGCCCGGCAATCGTTCGAGTTCTTCGGTCGTTTCGGGAACCCGGTTGTTCAGGTTCGCAGCGATGACTTCGGCGGCTTCCTGCAGCCGCAGGGCCCTGCGCGGATAACCCAAACGATCCCAGGCGTGGAGGACCTCGGAGGTCGGCGCGGCAGCGAGATCGGTCGGGGTCGGCCACATCTCCATCCAGGCACGCCACCGTGGTTCGACCCGGGCGACAGGCGTCTGCTGAGACATGATCTCGCTGACGAGGATCGCCCAGGCGCTCGTGTTCGGAGCCCTCCACGGCAGGTCGCGGGCGGCTTCTTCGAACCAGGCGATGATCGTGTCCTGGACCCGTCTGAGCACAGGCTCCGTCACCTCGGGAAAGGCGGCAGAAGGCCCGGAGGAATCGGATTCGGAACCGGCTCGGTGTGTCATTTGGATGCTCATTCGCAATTGCCTAGGCTCAAAGCGATGACTCCTTCCAATCGTGGTTCGCAGCCGAGCAGAGCTGCCGGGCAGCCCCGCCAGTCTAGCGGGAAGCTGCCTGCTCACGTGTACCGCAGACGCCGCATCACGCTCGCTGTGGCCAGCCTCCTAGTCGTGGGGCTCCTGGTGCTCGGAATCGTCGGCATCGTCACGGCCATCGGCGGCCGCAGTGATGGCTCGGATAAGGTTGCTGCCGAGGAGACGACTCCGGCCGAATCGACGACAGCGGCCCCGGTGCCTGATAAGAAAGCGGCGAGCGGAAAGTGCCCGGAGGACCAGGTCTCGCTGAAGGCGAAGGTGGATCCGAATTCCGTGAAGGACGGAAAAGAACCCGAATTCGGCATGGTCATCGAGAACGGACACTCGGCCACCTGCCTCATCGAGGTCGGCACCGACAAGCAGGAGTTCATCGTCGAGAAAGACGGCGACGTCGTGTGGTCGTCGAAGTACTGCGCGGCCTCGAAAGACGAGAATGCAGAGGCGTCCACTGAGTTCGCACCGCAGTCGGAGAA
Protein-coding regions in this window:
- a CDS encoding A/G-specific adenine glycosylase gives rise to the protein MTHRAGSESDSSGPSAAFPEVTEPVLRRVQDTIIAWFEEAARDLPWRAPNTSAWAILVSEIMSQQTPVARVEPRWRAWMEMWPTPTDLAAAPTSEVLHAWDRLGYPRRALRLQEAAEVIAANLNNRVPETTEELERLPGIGSYTAAAVSSFAFGRKTTVLDTNVRRVLIRLFAGRERPTSSPSRKETEWAAGLVPEDGHVEWNAGVMEFGALVCTARNPDCPACPLQDICTWNQLGRPASAAKPKTQKWAGTDRQLRGAIMDVLKTAHAAGDDRDGVSLDVFTTPMTDFDPALLDSLAESTAAAVARVRELSADRDRLSRLISDLVTDGLAQQIDGRLALPNR
- a CDS encoding amino-acid N-acetyltransferase codes for the protein MSSHAGDFDHERISEDHHSKHELPGGLYLRRARTGDVKGIEALVAPLAGERILLAKDTVTYFESLQEFWLVVDPQPDGSEILAGCGALHIIWADLAEARTVATSPDYRGRGVGKAIIRQLLTDAREIGVDRVFCLTFETGFFGSLGFEPIKGIPVSPEVYVELLHSTDEGVAEFLDLARVKPNTLGNSRMIKYL